The genomic window CGCTGATCCTCGCCTTCATCTTCATCACCCCCCATTTATGGAACTATGGTGACCATCCAGTGCCGGGAAATTTTGCTCCAACTGAGGTACTGGTCCGCGCCGATGGACGGGGTGGCTTTACCTATGTGGTCCCCGCCGACCAGGTGCAGGACGGCATGGTTCAGGCCAGGCTCGAAACCGCCATCGAACGCATCTCCGGCCCCATGATCGTGGACCATTACGATGTGTTGAAAGACGCCAGTGGCAAAATTACCGCTTACAAAGTCTGGGCGCACCGTTGATCGCCGCAACTGCATCTAAAACTTTGTGTTTCTTTCTTTGACCATGCATCGATGGAAGATTGTCCTGCTCTCCGCGATTTTGACCACCCTCAGTCTTACTCCTGCCTCTGGGCGTGCCCAGGACGACCTAAACAAAGTCCTTGGCCAGATGGACGCCGCTTCCCAAAAATTTCAGAGCGCGCAGGCTGATTTTCAATGGGACCAGTACACCGCCGTCGTCCAGAGCCATGAGACGCAGACCGGGACCATCGCCTTCAGGCGCTCCGGCAAGAATGTTGAGATGGTTGCCCACGTGAAGACTGACAACGGCCAGCCCGCGCCCAAGGATGTTCTCTACAGAAACGGGCAGCTCACCTTCTACCAACCGCAGATTAAACAGCAAACGATCTTTTCCGCAGGTGCAAACCGCCAGCAGTATGAAGGTTTTCTGACTTTGGGCTTCGGCGGTAGTGGTAAGGACCTTGCCGCAAATTGGAACATCAAATACGAAGGCACCGATACCATCCAGGGCGTACAGACCGCAAAGCTCGATCTGACGCCGAAACAACCCAGCCAGAACCAGATGTTCTCCCACATCACCATCTGGATTGATCCCTCGCGTTCCGTCTCCTTGAAGCAGCAGTTTTTCCAGGAAAGCGGCGACTCCCGCACTGCACTTTACACAAATATTCAGATGAACAATGTCCCATCCAGCGCCTTCTCGCTGAAAGTCCCCTCTGGCACCCAGACCATTCGCAAATAGAAGTGGGGCAAAAAATCAGGGCGGAGGGGGACCATCACCCTCCTGCTGCAATCTTCTCCGTGTGCTGGGACATCCTGGCCGTCCGTTCAATCTTGTCCCAGTTAAAGGGGCGCCCATCGATGGCGCGTTTTAATGTCTTGAAGAGCACAAGAGAAAAGATCTGCCGATACGAGAACCGCTGGATCCAGATATGGAACAGCAGCCAGCCATCTCCCTTATTGGCCGGATGACGGCGTTCCAGAGCAAAGGCCAGCGCTGAAGTAGCGAAATCTATGACCAGGAATGCGAGGAAGTAGACCAGCAGCTTCTCAAAACTGGCCGCGCTGGCAGCTTCCGGATGAAAGTGCTTGTTCCACCAGTACTGCAGTGCTCCTGCAGCAAACATAATGTCGATAAAGGGCGACACCAGCGGCAGCAGAATTTGGAAGACCACAATATTCGGCAAGGCAAACAGACCCATCGCCGGGTTTGTGCGGAAGGCATGCTTGTGCTTGAAAACGGCCTGCAGTATTCCAAAAGACCAGCGGAAGCGCTGCCGCATCAGTCCATTGACCGTCGTTGGCGCCTCAGTAAATGCGAGCGCGCGGTCCTCGTAAATGACCTTAAAATTCTGCTCCAGCAGGTTCATTGTCAGGTCAGCATCTTCGGCCACAGTATTAATGGGATATCCGCCCGCCTTTTGCACTGCTGCCGTGCGCCATGCTCCGATGGCCCCCGGTACGACTGTGACCACATTGAACAGGTCCAAGGCCCTGCGCTCAAAGTTCTGGCTGGTGATATATTCAAGGGCCTGCCAGCGCGTAAGCAGATTGACTTTATTGCCCACCTTGGCGTTTCCGGCAATGGCACCCACCCGCTCGTCGGCAAAATGGACGATGAGTTTTTCAATCGCATCAGATGCAATCACGGTGTCCGCGTCAATGCCGACATAGAAATCCTCTTCCATATGTTGAAGGCCAAAATTCAGGGCCTCGGCCTTACCGGCATTTGGCTTGGTAAGGACCAGGAGTTTGCCAGAGGCAATTTCCTGAGGGTAAGCATCGCGCACCACATCAAAGGTCCGGTCCGTTGAGCCATCGTCAATGACTACAACATGCAGGTTTTTGTAAGTCGAGTTCAGTACCGACCGTACTGTGCGGACAATCACCTTCTCCTCGTTGTACGCAGGAATCAATACCGCAACCCGCGGTGCAAAGTCGGCTGGTCCATGGATCTTGCGGCGGCGTAGGCGGTCTATCAGTGCAAAGACACCAATCAGCACCAGACGTGCACTCATCAGCACATCGCCTACAAAAAACACAAAGACAACAAAGTGGCTGAAGAACCCATAGATCAGGAAGGCCACAGCATCGATGCGGGCCTGCCAGCGCAGCTGGGGAGCAATCGGTGGCATCACTTCGGCCGTGGTCTTGCCCATGAGTTCTGAAACAGGAACAAACTCATACCCTTTTGCCCGCAGCGTAGTGATCAGCAGGGGCAGCGACGCCACCGTCACCGACCGGTCGCCTCCTCCGTCATGCATCAGGATGACGCTACCGCGGAACCAGGGCCTTGTCTTCATCTCATCGAGCTGCTGCAGCACCGTGTCCACGATCTCCTGCGGCGTCTTCCGTGGATGCTCGTTCCAGTCATCGGTGTCAATCTTGTTGCCCAGAATGATGTAGCCCATCTGCTGGATGCGGTCTACCGGAGCCGCCTGATCATTCGTGTCCGGCTCCTGATCAATCGAATAGGGAGGCCGAAAGTAAAGCGGCTGCACACCCAGCTCAGCGGCAAACAGGCGTTCTGTCAAATTCAGCTCCAGATCGAGCTGTCGCGGCGAAATTTCGCTGATGTCCGGATGGGTAAAGGTGTGGTTGCCGACTTCGTGTCCTTCGCGCACATATCGCTTCAACAGTCCGGTGTGATCGGCCGCCTCCTCGCCAATGACGAGAAAGGTCCCTTTCACGTGATACTGCTTCAGGACATCTAATACCTTCGGTGTCCACTTCGGATCCGGGCCATCATCGAAGGAAAGCGCTACTTTTTTCGGCTGATAGCCGTAGTAATGCAGCGTGTAGGACCGCGGCAGCTCCGTCATCTCCTCGTCGGTAATGGTGAAGTTGTCCGCGTCCATGCTGATCGTGCGCGAACCGCGCTGGGGACGCGAGACGACCCGCAGAATGTCGCCTTCTCCCTCCGTGTTCACATCATTGCCTGGAGGAACGTCCTTCAGGAGCTGGGGCGCGTCTTTTGAGCTGGGATGGTCCCAGATGGACCACAGAGAGCCGTCTTCCTTGCCCAGCGCCCAAAGCGCAAAGGTCTTCAGCCCCATGCTGCGCGCTGCACGTAGCTCATTCAGCGCCGTCACCCCGTCCAAAAACCAAACCTGGTGGCGTATATGTTCGTCCTCATCGTCATAAACAAAGTGCGGGTTCAGCTCGTCGCCCTCCAGATGTACATCCGCCTCTGACTCGGCTGCTCGCTGCCAGACCTCCTGCACGGTAAGGTCTTCCGCATCCAGGACCTTGTCGGTGGCCTTTTTCCCCTTCTCAGGCAGAGGGACCGACCAGTCGTAGCCATAGTTTCCGATTGCGCAAATGATCTTTTCTTTGGGAACAGTCTTCAGCACGCGGTTCAGATTGCCTTCAAACCAGCTCTCAGCGGCAATCGGTCCGGGTCCGCTGGTCGTCTCATGCTGGTCATAGTTCATCAGAATGATGCCGTCGCTGTTCCTGGCAAGGGACTTCAGCAAGAAGTCTGGAGCACTGACCTCCACATTGACGTAGATCCGCAGGTTCTTGGCCCGAAAGTCGTTGTCCAGTTCCCCAATCCATTCGGCGTAGAGATTACGGTCTTTCTCCGGGACCTCCTCAAAATCCAGGCAGATGCCGCGGTAATTCGGATTTGCAGCCAGGAATCGATCAAGCTGAAGGTGCAAATTCTCCCGCGCCGCAGGATCTTCCAGCATCCTGCCGATGGCTTCGCCATTCCATGTACCGGCAAGCATGTCGTAGTTGTTCAGCATCGGAAAGATTTCCGTGTCTTCCCGGGCTGCCGCAATCACGCGCGCTACCTTGTTCTCCTCATCCACGTTGTGGACGCCGGCAGCATCCACCACATCGTACAAACGCACCGGAAACAGGGACGTTGCCCCCTGGAGCCTACCGTCTGGCCGGGTCACGTGCAGCCAGTCCGGAAACAGCATGTCAATCTGGTGGATGTGGGCCTTCAGTGAGGAATAGCTGGGTTCATCATTGACGTAAAAGGCCGCGCGCAGTCCTTCATCTGTATTCAGTGGGATTTCTGAAGGACGGCGATGGGTCCGCCGCCGGGAAGGCCGCTGTGCCGTCTTCCGTAATTCCGGCGGCCGCAGCGCCCTGTAATTACGCTTCTGCGTGGGCAGCAGCAGTTCCGGCAGAGACTGGTGCTTCCAGACGCTGAAAATAAAGACGGCCAGGACCACCGTCAGGACAACCGCCGAGACGTCCAGCACACGCCTAAGCCGTTTCCAGCGCTTTCGCTGCGGGTCATAAAAGATTTGTTTCATTCAAATTCTTATTGTAGTGAGCTTTTCTTCGTTTGAAGCGATTTCTACCCTGTATGATTCACTTGCATGTTCGTTGCGCTTCCTCGCAGGTGGTGGATTTCTTTGTTCGCTCTCGGCGCCGGAGCGGCACTCCGTTTCTGGTTCATCCATGCTTATCCTGAGACGCAGGGCGATCCGCTGGTGTATGGCGATATTGCCAAAAACTGGATGCTGCATGGTATCTATGGCCTCTCCAGCGCCGCGGGCATTCATCCCACCCTGATTCGCCTGCCCGGCTATCCTCTCTTTTTAATGCTCTGTTTTCGCCTGTTTGGCATGGAGCACTATAACGCAGTCATGTACACCCAAGTGGCCTTTGACCTGGCAAGCTGCCTGCTGGTTGCCGGTTTCGCCAGGAAAATCGCCTCTCTCCGGGCTGGATGGGCCGCGCTTTGGCTGGCTGCCCTTTGTCCCTTCACGGCAAACTACACGGCCACACCGCTCACAGAAACACTTGAGCTTTTCTGTATCTCGCTGGCTTTGTATAGCTTTGCTACCCTGCTCGAAAATCCGCAATGGCGCTGGGTCTTCGTGCTGGCATTTGCCTTCAGCTATGCTGCGCTGCTTCGGCCGGATGGGGCCTTACTGGCTGTCGCCCTCTGTCCGGCAATCCTTTTTTACGGGGCCCGGCTCTGGGGAACGTCGCTCATGCTGCGGATGGCCCTCACCTGCGGACTTCTTTCCATCGTTCCATTCGTGCCGTGGACCCTCCGCAACTGGCATACCTTTCACGTTTTTCAGCCCCTGGCGCCGCGTTACGCCACCGACCCAGGGGAACCGACATTTCCTGGATTTAACCGCTGGACCCGCACCGTCTGTGTCGATCTGGCCTGTACATGGGAGATTTACTGGAACGGCAACACCGATCTACTTCATCTGGAAGATCTGCCAAAACGCGCCTTCGACTCTCCTGCACAGCATTCCGAAACCAAACAGCTTTTCGATGACTACAACCAGTCCGCAACCATCACGCCGGAAATTGATGCCCGCTTCGCCAGGCTGGCCAAAGAGCGTATCCACGACGACCCTGTACGTTATTACTTCGCATTGCCGGTGGCCAGGCTTCTGGACATGTGGCTGCGTCCGCGCACTGAGCTGCTGTGGATTGAATTGCGCTGGTGGGAATACTCCCGGCATCCTGCAGAAACAGAGTTTGCCGCCGCTTACGCTGCCCTCAACCTCGCCTATCTGGTCGCGGCCTGCATCGGCTTGTACCGCTGGCCGCGATTTTCCGGGGCCATTCTGGCCTTTGTTCTGTTGCGCTGCGCCTTGCTGGCCACCCTTGAAGCGCCTGAGCCCCGCTATACACTGGAATGTTTCCCGATGCTCTTTGCACTCGCAGGAGTGGCCTTTGAGCGCAGAAGCATGTATCTGAGGCTGCCGGTCTGAGGCAAAAAAAACGCAACCTTCCCCCTGGACGAATGAGAAAGCATCATGTCAAAGAAAAAATGGACCGCCGTAGACAACTATCTCCACTCCACCCTTGTGCCGTCCGACCCGGCGCTGGACGCAGCGCTGGAGACCATGCAACGCGCCGGACTCCCACAGATTCAGGTCACTGCAAGCCAAGGAAAGCTGCTGCATCTGCTGGCAAGACTCCAGGGTGCTAAAAAGGTCCTTGAAATCGGCACGCTGGGCGGCTACAGCACCATCTGGCTGGCCCGCGCCCTGCGCCCTGGGGGCAAACTGATTACGATTGAGGCCGACCCTAAACACGCCCGTGTGGCCACCGAAAACATTGCTCGGGCAGGGCTTTCCGCAAAGGTTGAGGTCCGCCAGGGAAAGGCGCTGGCCATTCTGCCAGAGCTTACCGGTCCCTTCGATTTGATCTTTATCGACGCGGACAAACGCAACAATCCGCGCTATTTCGAATGGGCCTTAAAGCTTTCGCGCAAGGGCAGTCTGATCTTTGTAGACAATGTCATCCGCGAAGGAGAAATTCTTGATACAAATAGCACCGACCCGGATCTTCGCGGTACGCGAAAGCTGTTTCAGAAAATGGCCACCGACCCACGCGTCATCGCTACGGCACAGCAGACAGTCGGCAGCAAAGGACATGACGGCTTCGCCATGGCGCTGGTGATTGCGTAAAGACCTTGTGTCCTACATCAGATTGACAGCATCCACGTCCACAATCAGGTTTCTGCGTGGAATTCCCTGCGTCTCTGCATAGGCCAGCATCGCCCGCAGGGCCCGTGCCAGGACCTGGCGGTTTTCTGACTTCATCATGAGATGAAAACGATAAATGCGCTTGATTCTGGGAATCGGCGCCGTCGCTGGACCAAGGACGCGCACTCCCGTCAATGGCGTCTGCTGCACCCAGCGGCCTATAGCAGCGGCCCACGCCGCTGCTTGCTCCAGGTGTGGACTTTGAATCAGCACATTGGCCAGGCCATGAAATGGCGGGTAGTGCATCCACTTCCGGTATTTCATTTCCTTTGCAACAAAAGCATGAAAGTCGTGGCTCCTGGAGCATGCAATCGCATAGTGGTCCGGGTAGTACGTCTGGACAATCACCTTGCCCGGAAGCTCCCCGCGGCCCGCGCGGCCTGAGACCTGCGTCATCAGCTGGAAGACGCGCTCGGCTGCGCGAAAATCCGGCAAACTGAGCGCATGGT from Pseudacidobacterium ailaaui includes these protein-coding regions:
- a CDS encoding O-methyltransferase, giving the protein MSKKKWTAVDNYLHSTLVPSDPALDAALETMQRAGLPQIQVTASQGKLLHLLARLQGAKKVLEIGTLGGYSTIWLARALRPGGKLITIEADPKHARVATENIARAGLSAKVEVRQGKALAILPELTGPFDLIFIDADKRNNPRYFEWALKLSRKGSLIFVDNVIREGEILDTNSTDPDLRGTRKLFQKMATDPRVIATAQQTVGSKGHDGFAMALVIA
- a CDS encoding glycosyltransferase, yielding MKQIFYDPQRKRWKRLRRVLDVSAVVLTVVLAVFIFSVWKHQSLPELLLPTQKRNYRALRPPELRKTAQRPSRRRTHRRPSEIPLNTDEGLRAAFYVNDEPSYSSLKAHIHQIDMLFPDWLHVTRPDGRLQGATSLFPVRLYDVVDAAGVHNVDEENKVARVIAAAREDTEIFPMLNNYDMLAGTWNGEAIGRMLEDPAARENLHLQLDRFLAANPNYRGICLDFEEVPEKDRNLYAEWIGELDNDFRAKNLRIYVNVEVSAPDFLLKSLARNSDGIILMNYDQHETTSGPGPIAAESWFEGNLNRVLKTVPKEKIICAIGNYGYDWSVPLPEKGKKATDKVLDAEDLTVQEVWQRAAESEADVHLEGDELNPHFVYDDEDEHIRHQVWFLDGVTALNELRAARSMGLKTFALWALGKEDGSLWSIWDHPSSKDAPQLLKDVPPGNDVNTEGEGDILRVVSRPQRGSRTISMDADNFTITDEEMTELPRSYTLHYYGYQPKKVALSFDDGPDPKWTPKVLDVLKQYHVKGTFLVIGEEAADHTGLLKRYVREGHEVGNHTFTHPDISEISPRQLDLELNLTERLFAAELGVQPLYFRPPYSIDQEPDTNDQAAPVDRIQQMGYIILGNKIDTDDWNEHPRKTPQEIVDTVLQQLDEMKTRPWFRGSVILMHDGGGDRSVTVASLPLLITTLRAKGYEFVPVSELMGKTTAEVMPPIAPQLRWQARIDAVAFLIYGFFSHFVVFVFFVGDVLMSARLVLIGVFALIDRLRRRKIHGPADFAPRVAVLIPAYNEEKVIVRTVRSVLNSTYKNLHVVVIDDGSTDRTFDVVRDAYPQEIASGKLLVLTKPNAGKAEALNFGLQHMEEDFYVGIDADTVIASDAIEKLIVHFADERVGAIAGNAKVGNKVNLLTRWQALEYITSQNFERRALDLFNVVTVVPGAIGAWRTAAVQKAGGYPINTVAEDADLTMNLLEQNFKVIYEDRALAFTEAPTTVNGLMRQRFRWSFGILQAVFKHKHAFRTNPAMGLFALPNIVVFQILLPLVSPFIDIMFAAGALQYWWNKHFHPEAASAASFEKLLVYFLAFLVIDFATSALAFALERRHPANKGDGWLLFHIWIQRFSYRQIFSLVLFKTLKRAIDGRPFNWDKIERTARMSQHTEKIAAGG
- a CDS encoding LolA family protein, with product MFLSLTMHRWKIVLLSAILTTLSLTPASGRAQDDLNKVLGQMDAASQKFQSAQADFQWDQYTAVVQSHETQTGTIAFRRSGKNVEMVAHVKTDNGQPAPKDVLYRNGQLTFYQPQIKQQTIFSAGANRQQYEGFLTLGFGGSGKDLAANWNIKYEGTDTIQGVQTAKLDLTPKQPSQNQMFSHITIWIDPSRSVSLKQQFFQESGDSRTALYTNIQMNNVPSSAFSLKVPSGTQTIRK
- a CDS encoding ArnT family glycosyltransferase; the encoded protein is MFALGAGAALRFWFIHAYPETQGDPLVYGDIAKNWMLHGIYGLSSAAGIHPTLIRLPGYPLFLMLCFRLFGMEHYNAVMYTQVAFDLASCLLVAGFARKIASLRAGWAALWLAALCPFTANYTATPLTETLELFCISLALYSFATLLENPQWRWVFVLAFAFSYAALLRPDGALLAVALCPAILFYGARLWGTSLMLRMALTCGLLSIVPFVPWTLRNWHTFHVFQPLAPRYATDPGEPTFPGFNRWTRTVCVDLACTWEIYWNGNTDLLHLEDLPKRAFDSPAQHSETKQLFDDYNQSATITPEIDARFARLAKERIHDDPVRYYFALPVARLLDMWLRPRTELLWIELRWWEYSRHPAETEFAAAYAALNLAYLVAACIGLYRWPRFSGAILAFVLLRCALLATLEAPEPRYTLECFPMLFALAGVAFERRSMYLRLPV